The Bacteroidales bacterium genome includes the window CAGTCCGCCGGCTGGCGGATTGTTCATAAACTGAAAATAATTCTTAAAGAGCTAAAAGAAAGTCGAATTTGCTTAAAAATTATAGAAAGGAAACCATTAATTCCAAATACAAAGAAATTAGCTCCAATTATGAAAGAAACGGAAGAATTAATAGCTATAATTTATAAAAGCATTGAAACTGCGAAGTCGAATATGTAGAAAT containing:
- a CDS encoding four helix bundle protein, whose protein sequence is MEKLKVQSAGWRIVHKLKIILKELKESRICLKIIERKPLIPNTKKLAPIMKETEELIAIIYKSIETAKSNM